Part of the Calditrichota bacterium genome, CTTGCGCTATTGCGCCTCGCGGGTGTGGAGCATTTTGCGTCGCGTGGCGCCGTCGCTAAATTTGTCGCCTGACTTTCATCGTGGCGTCAAGGGCGCGCAGCGTTACCCGTTGTGGGTGAAGCCGGATCACAAATTGACTACTGCCGATGTAATGGCGCTGATGCGCGACCATTACGAAGGGACGGATTTTGACATGACCAAAGGCGTGGACGCCGGGCCTTTTGGCTGTCCCAATCGCTGGCGTCCCATCACCTGGGAAGCGGACAGTGTCAAATATGCCTGGGAACGACCCATTTCCACGCAGCAAACCGGTTTTTCTTTTGTTTCTCAATCGAGAGCTCAGTTGCCAAATCCCATCGGCGGTGTGTTCTGGTACGGCATGGATGACACCTACACCACCTGCTACATTCCGCTTTATTGCGGCATTAAAGATATTCCGCAATCCTTCGCTCGCGGCGATATCCAAAAATTTTCCTGGGATTCAGCCTGGTGGGTGTTCAATTTTGTCGCCAATTTTGCCAATTTGAAATACAGCTACATGGTCAAAGACATTCAAAAAGTACAACGGAAACTCGAAGGCAATGAATTCAAATTGCAGCCGGTGATTGAAAAAACGGCAGCAGCGCTTTACAAGTCCAATCCCGATTTAGTGGCGGATTATTTGACAAATTACTGCGTGAGTAACGGCGAAAATGTAGTCAAGCAATGGCGTGAATTAGGTGAAGCGCTGATTACAAAATACAACGACGGCTATGTGAAAGATGAAAAAGGCAGAATTCAGAGCGTCGGCTACCCGGAGCAGTGGCTACGCGATGTGATTAAATTGCGACCGGAACAGTTTAAGTTGCCTCAGTGGTAAAATAAAACACACATAAAACACACGTGTACTCCATCCACCTTGAAGGTGGGGCACACGTTACTAGAGGAACTAAATAAAGCGCCTTGTTGTTTAATTTCAAGGCGTTTTTCTATAGCCCAAAATTCATGTCAGATAATTTTAGCGGAGAGAAAGATGAAAAAAATTATCGCAATATTACCCCTCTTGATAATGCTCATTTCTTGTGACTCGTTTGGGGACTCTTTGAAATTCGGCCCCTATTTACAGAGACCGACCCCCGACGGCATTTCCATTCTCTGGGAGACCGATAATCCAGCGTCCGGAAAAGTAGTTTTTGGTTTGCAGGCAGAATCTTTGTCCGATACATTGTCAGAAGATTCAACGGCAACATTTCACCACATTCGCCTTTCAGGGCTGGAGCCGAATACTGTTTATTACTACCGCTGTTTTTGGGCTGGAGATAGCACGGAAGTCTTCAGCTTCAAGACTGCGCCCGATAATGACGAAACCCCTTTCCGCATTTGCGTGGTCGGCGACAGTCGCAGTAATCCGAAAATTTTTCATCGCATTTGTGAGCAGATCGAAAAATACAAACCAGACATCATTCTCCATTCCGGCGATTTGGTCGCCGCCGGGGATCACATCGAGCAGTGGAAACCGCAATTTTTTGATCCGGCGAAAAAATTGATCAGTCATATTCCCATTTATACGGCGCTGGGAAATCACGAGCGCCGCGCCGGATATTATTATCAGCATTTTACGATTCATCAGGGCATGCCTTACTGGTCTGCGGATTACGGTTCAGTTCATATTATCGGGCTG contains:
- a CDS encoding dipeptidase, yielding MNSKMRIFVFLLFISAGWVGQTISCTNILVTKGATVDSSVIITYSCDGEFLPHLRYTPAADHAKDEFIEIRRRGGKVVKIPQVPHTYAVVGLINEYQLSIGETTTTGREELQNPDGALHYWTLMNLALQRAKTAREAIKVITDLVAKYGYASTAEAFSIGDPNEAWILEMIGPGPGGKGAIWVARRIPDGYVSCHANLSRIGEFPLDDPGSCLYSKNVISFAVKKGYYNPKSGAPFRFNLAYCPPNPENLRYCASRVWSILRRVAPSLNLSPDFHRGVKGAQRYPLWVKPDHKLTTADVMALMRDHYEGTDFDMTKGVDAGPFGCPNRWRPITWEADSVKYAWERPISTQQTGFSFVSQSRAQLPNPIGGVFWYGMDDTYTTCYIPLYCGIKDIPQSFARGDIQKFSWDSAWWVFNFVANFANLKYSYMVKDIQKVQRKLEGNEFKLQPVIEKTAAALYKSNPDLVADYLTNYCVSNGENVVKQWRELGEALITKYNDGYVKDEKGRIQSVGYPEQWLRDVIKLRPEQFKLPQW